From the Hevea brasiliensis isolate MT/VB/25A 57/8 chromosome 13, ASM3005281v1, whole genome shotgun sequence genome, the window ttcgagaaatctagcccaaaagttgaaatgggctaaaatcttcccgagcaaaaatcggacaatccgctcgatggatttcggcgttcttggtgtctatggaaagctctcgccgagtagatgattttggacacaagacccggtccaatcggtggccggatcggcggtTGGCCGGAGAAGTCGGCAGCGCTTGTGCAGGGCGTTTCACGCAGCGTTTTTCCGTTGGCGGCGGCGAATGGCGGGCGGGAGGCTGGCCGGtgaggagaggagagagaaacgagagagaaaagggagagagccatcgcgcgcgggagaagaaaaaggaagaaggaaaagggccggtccgattcggccggtccgatccggtccggttcgattcgatcggttcgattcgaaatacaaaattttgaatttttactctgccttgggaccgaaaacgaggtccaaaaattccgaaaaaatttcataaaactcagaaaaatacgtagactccaaatatatttttagttttgccacgtggtctttaaattaatttttaaaaattatcaaagtttatatttttggaaaatcgaacccgatttttgaaatccgaaaaatctcaaaaaaattcctaaaattcaaataaaattaaaataccaaaaatactcataaatttaaaatttttggggtgttacatgtgtTTTCACGGTGTTCTAGGCGGCGGCTGGCGAGGAGGATGGTTGCTGGAGGGGCGCCGGTGAGCTGGAAAGGCTGGAGCGGTGGCTAGCCAGCGTGGAGAGGATAGAGAAAACGGGGGGGAGAGGTAGAGAGACGGGGCACGCGCGGGGaataaagaaaaggaagaaataggccggtctgattcgatcggtccgttctggtccggttcgattcggtcggtttGATTTAGGGtacccgaaattgaatttttactctgccttgggataaaaaatgaggtccaaaaattttgaaaaaattctacaaaactcaaaataattcgtagaatctaaatatatttttagttttgccacgtggtttttaaattaatttttaaaaatcatcaaaattttatattttttggaaaattgaacccgatttctaaaacttgaaaaatcttaaataatttttcaaaatttaaataaaataaaatattaatatttacccacaaaataataaatttaaaaattaggggtgttacaatgaaatTATAGATTTAATTTTTATGGATAAATACTTTATTTGGGAGCAATTATATGTACCGATTATTACCATATcaatcttataaaacttttttatttgtgaataatataattataattacaatTCATGTACTCATAGTTAttgtttattttaaaaaataacattacaaacatgtgttatttaattaaaattttattttaatgtttattgTTGCAAAATTTGATAAATAGAAATATTAAGATTTGAAAGAGAAATATATTAAAAAACTTTTAGCTATCAATATATAATAGTGTATTATCTAAATTATTAAAGTTGCTTAAAAAATTGTCATGTGAAAAtctctttattatttttatttttatattttttatataaaaaattaacttattatattaaatatcaattttttagatttttcaaattttaattatcaaATCTTATCTTATATTAACAAAAATTATCTAAATTTCTTTTTTTCCAACATCTTTTAAAAATATTGAAATTCTTAAGTTTATAATTTCGAGTGTTAAAAAATGTATTATTACTTGaaacaaaattataattaattacaaaTTTATTATTAACGTGGTTTTATAATATAatgatgaaaatataaaatatataaataaacgtaggaataattttaattaaatttttttagttttaaacATTATTATTTTACCTGtgtattatttgaattatttattattttatctgtgtattatttgaattatttattatttattttaataaattttattttaataatattattaaaataaaataataaataattcaaataatacacaaataaaacaataatatttaaaactacaaaaattttattaaaattattcctACTTTTTAAGACTTTGTTTTATACTTATCTAAAAAATAACAAATTATTAATTCTCAATGTTAAATTAACATTATCCACTCAAAAAAATTATTAACTTCAGTGGACAAGAAGGCCCATACACGTGAAAGTATATTGAACGTGTCATTGGGatcaattaattattaattaattacttttttatttttcattaattttaaattaataaaaataaataatttaaaatatataatattttaaattaataaatcacAGTTATTTCCTAATTTATTAGGTTGGGCTTAATTATATTTGTGTCAAGAGGGCTTATTGTGGAAATAAAGCACTTTCAATAGAGATTTTCTCTATTTATAAGAATTAAATACtcatattgttattataaattaatttagaaatatataataattttctttctagtaaatttttttattctcattgttattataaactaaatataagtatttttatttattatattttaattttctaaaattagttgtataatatattaaaagcaatgattaaaagttgaaaaatattataaaatatgtaTGTCACGATCTAAATTTTGGGTCAAACTTGCCATAGGACTTAGGTCAGTATAAGACTCCCAAGGCTGGTAGTAAACCTAACTATCCCTAGCCCAACCATAAGGCTCATAACTGTAgtctaaatttaaaaaatcaaattgataGAGTCTCGCAATAAATTGGACTACCTAACAGGGAGTATTAActaacccgacctgtaaacacaaaatAACTCAATTTAAGGAGCTCAGCTCGCTCTCGCAATTTTCAAAACAATAAATaatcaaataggagctcagctcccttatcCAAGGTAAATACTCATCTCAAACATTCCAAAATACTCATATAATGTGTTTAcaacttaaaaaataaataaaaaattacagtTCCAATCAAGATTAGACCACTATTAGTACATGTGGAGTTCTAAATTGTaaatcaagaaaataaaatataactaagtTGCTTCTGATAAACCAATGAGAAAGAAAGCAGGTTATTCACAATAAGAGTCTACCTGTCACCTAAGGAAAAATAGTTGAAtatgagtgagcgtttgactcatagagtaagatattaattttaaatacaatttgtaTAACTATGTAAGTCTAATGCATTCCTATGTATGAAAACATCATACACACAtatttccaaataattcaaacaatatttgcacaaaagataatttagaacactcacacacccgtgtgtcacatccgtgaatatatatatatatgagagctgTATCAGCTCTCTTAGTTCAAACACTTGCCAGTAAGATaaactcaagtcggactttctctTAAAAACCCAAATGCGAAAgtcaacgagatcaactcaaagccgtactcaccccgacttatcaAAATATAAGGATCGAGTTCCAGTGAGTCAAGCTCTAGCCGCTACTacctgtcctacccatatccatgatCACACCACATGCACATAGCTCTAAATCACCTTAAAGCGACATCCACAATAGTCTCATCAAATAAAAATGTAATACAAGGTGTGCATAGTATTTAACTACGTAAATATATTTACAAGTAAATGCATTAGCatgtcttgaatatataataatattgaaattataaataaaatcaatatctacttacAAATTTATTAGATATCAATGCAGCAGCTggcgaggaagaagaagactgacTATGATCGCCTAAACAATTATGAATTTATCAGTATTGACACAAAATAAGAATTTAAAGAgtcaaaaaaatcataatttatgtCGAAAGTTCGGTAGAACTTTTCCTATATGTAGAACCTACTCAACCTGCAAGGCAACTCAAACAGCACTTTTAAAACCAAAGGCCTCAGGCCCACATCGCATCAACATCATTCTACGGCCTCTCCTGGCCCCACCAACCTAGACAATTCTCAACTAACTACATAATTCAACTATAAGGCTTAAaacaaatatttttcaaaaatcatcaaaaccaacTTCGAAAATTCTATAAACATGCCCCACAGTCCTTAACGATGCTATTaaactattgcaaaatgaattataattttctaactgtctacgaatattttatgaatttttatcatAAGCCCAGCATTAGGTAAATAGGGCAATTTAGAGTTTGGGATTACTTATGCAAATTTTGACACCTGGAACGTGTCCGGAGTATCTGAAAATTGAGAGAAGCACTGTAATATTAACCCACTTTGGAAGTAGGTCTAACAGCCCGCCTGTTCGGCTCGAAAATACCGTATTGATCATAGGTAGAATTTTCGTGAAACGAGaatacctacgcgaagcccataacaccaggagttataatataatttttatttaattaaacagactcattaaaagacaaaaaaaaaaaaaacactacaaATCTCGTGGGATCCATTGAAATTTTGGTGtcagaaaaatttaaaatttatgccgTTGCGAAACTCTCACCGAGTGGAGTATGTTGGTAGCTTCGGAAtcttcgtgggattcacggtttgtgagaaatctagcccaaaaatcaaaataggtAAAACTTTATTGGCTTGATTCACATAAACCGTCCGATGAAAATAGATGAAAtaggtgtctatgaaaagctctcgaaTAGGACATAAAGAAGActatgaaggaacagaagcgtgaaaaacacaagtttataccattgaattcaaaaattttcacctagggtcacatgtatcatgcaatatttatttttatctatttgatttcaatgataaacaatatattaaaactcttttaatatatttttagatctgtatttgccatttaagattttaaaattaatcagattaattttagaaccctagatcaaATCAAtagcaaacacactaacctcttgatgcactgcagtgtatttgcgcttttgtgatgcgtcttcaggataccagatattgtccctctagcttgtccacaacaagaacacctatgacagcccttgaacagcttctaaagttttttctattatttagaaaatcaagttctgccttttaagagattaaagatgtaaacaggacactagaaacgatttttagtatttttaattcaagagattgtttgctaatatcttggaatagatgagagatgaagaggaagataagggagactcttgggtggcggcaccaaggatgaggagctgctggttgtgttattttatttttataataacacttatatagctaggtcagcatattaaacccttgccacatgtcaccctctgattggttataggtttaattgacccaatcacattgtgccaagtgtcaaacctatatttaatcttaattttaatcatcttacatgattaaaagacatttggcaagcttatgtgtagtgtcatgtgtcaccatctcatggtgccacatgtcaccctgtgaaatgaccaaaatgtccatgtgtcttaattttgagttctcaacccaaaataattatttatcatcttctaatcaatttatatcaaatataaataaattaattaattttattaattaatttctcattaattaaattcatatttaaatactttaaatataaatttaacttatattgtacatcaaataacctagatttagtttcaagtcatgctagggactttgcaatctaattgcaaaccaaaactatttaattaattaattaaactctttaattaattaattaaattatatttaattaggtgataacttgtgtgtgtgtgtgacttactaggctcatcactaattggcaatgagatatgatatcaactcttaatgtcattagaactctttcttaccataaatgatttctctaaatcattttatacacttcatagaccatggttaacacctagcataacatgcaatggccacccaattagtaataaggtttaccttgaatgaacctataatcatatgttaccatacactagaatctctctgttacaaaattccaactcaagctggagtcatggcttatgtcaaactccatttactatgaatattatgttctcttttaattccagttattgattaaaaagattttatcatcataaactcttttctgattaaatctatctgtcatggccaggaacttgaaacatcatgaacaattaaatgaacataagattttatatctatttacttagaggaacagattccatattgatcaacacctacctccatatataactagtaggagccaacacatgcccatatacccataaacagtacaagtatgaaagcagtatcaaactcaaactacctatatacaagataactgtactatctcaggtctaaagattatatgcactgatatgatttatgacaaaacattgacaagagtaaactctatgtgcttgtcataagtgtcactggttcggcctacttatcatttataagtgcctatcatttttgtcatatggcatgagactcactattttatcttttttatatctcatataaataactcgggaacaaatatgaatacaatctttctggataagccatgtctttattatgaagtatcatcgattgtgaacctatttatgatactttgtactagaaatactgtcactcatattcttaacaacttaagaatataatttctaacaaaatatcaatgaaccttttctattacacataaatatattatgtaaatggaaaagtgaaaatgccttttattaataaaaacatgtacaagatacatactaaatgatatgctctagggcatactactaacagactaGACCcgatccaatcggtggccggatctgtTGGATCTAGTCCAGGAAAATGAAAGGTCACGCTGTAAAAAGGGAGGGACTTTGGGCGTAATTTTAGGCCAGCTGGAGGGGCAGCCGGCGGTGGGGATAGTGATCGAATGGGCTACGGATGTGGGGGAGGTTGGGGGGTGGTCGGTCGGCGGtgggagagggaggagagagaggaaaagaagagagaagggGAGAAGGAGAGTGGCGTGTGGGAAGGGAAGGGAAAAGGGAAAAAGAAGATTGATCTAATTCAAtcggttcgatttgattcgattcaatTATGTCAGTTCAATTTAAGatacaaaaaatttaatttttactttgaTATGAGTCCTAAAATGAGGCtcgaaaattctaaaaaaattacaaaaaactcaaaaaaatttgtgatgtccaaatatatttttaaacttgttacgtggtttttaaattaatttttaaaaatcaataaaatcaaaaaaataaaaacttgattttgaaaactcaaaaattcaaattaattactataatatttattatattaaaatattataatttttacataaaataattatttaaaatttgaggTGTTATAATGTATTtactaaatatatttatatataataaataatattttatatacttttatatatttcattcagaactattaattattaatttttgcaaaataaaaaatatatgaaatggtttgaaatcaaTATCTTTTTATGATTTTCTATGCACAGGATAATTGTTTGATTTGTTTACTCATGGCATTTGGGCGTTGGTCTAAAGGGGGCAAAGGCCCAAAACCAGACATCATAAGCCCAAGATACTATGCTGGTTGTTCACGTTCAAGGTTTCTTTTCGGCTTGTCAAAAGTCAAAAGCTACGACCTTGACTCAAATGGTTGAACCACCCACTTAATAAAGGAAAACCACCAATACTAGAGTGAAGAAGACAGAGAGAGTCATTGTCATCGAAATTGCAGAGAAGAAGCTCTGTTAACATTTATCTGTTTTTCTACAATCCGCATGTCCAAAATCCCCAGCTTTATGCTCTTTATTCATCTTTGTTGCCCTGGATTTCCTATTCCCACTTTTTCTCGCCTACTTTCTGGCGGAGACATCAGTTACCCCAGAAAAGCcaagtaaatttgaattctttgccAGAAAATCTTTTACTGTCTAGTTTCTAATTTTGTTACTAGGTGGATTTTGGTCGTGTGTTTttgattttgttttgtttttttatgATTTCATTATCTCTTGCTGTTTGTTTTTATATATGAGCGTGATCTATTCTCCAATGTTGAGTGGAATTTTCTTTTTGGTATTGTTGATTGCAGCAGTTGTTGTAGTTATTGCTTAAGAACTAGGGTTTAATGCTTTGGGTTTTAGATTGTGTACGTTTGTATTTTTTTTACTGGAAAACCTTTCTCAAGTGTTATGGGATTTGTTCATGGCAGTGGGTGTGATGAGATTTAAGAGGATCACAGTTTGCCAGATTTTCTTTTTGTCCAAATGATAAATTTCTATTCGCATGGTTAACTGTTCATCTCATCTTCAAGGCTTTTCTTTTGTTGCTTTTTGTCTCTCAGTAATCTTCATGACTTCATCTCTACAAGCCATGTTAGAATGATTGAATAAATTGAGTTGACATGATTTATGcttgactctctctctctctctctccccataTCTGTGAATGTGCTTAATTTCAAAAAGCCTATTTTGCTTCCTACATTAGAAGCCTCTCTTTTGTACCTTTCCAATTTTCTTCCTCTGGTTTTTCCTTTTTAACCAGAGTTCAGTTCAGCCCAAGTCATGGTTTCTTTGTAACAGACCTCATATAAAGTTTCATGTGACCTTCGCAAGGATATGATGTTGCTGGTTTTGCTGGATTTTATTTGAGCCTTATTCAAGATTTACATTGTTTATCAATTCATTTGTCCTGTTTTCCTTCTCCGTTGATGCACTACTGTCAATCTATCATGCCAACCTATGAAGCAGAAGTAGAACAGCATATCATTGCTGCGACTCAGCATATCCTGAAAGCATTAGGGGCAAGTAAGAACCTGAATGATGATTTTAAAAGAGCACTTACCGAGCTTGATTCCCATTTGTCCACAATGACTATGATAACTGAAAGCAAGGGAGGGGGTTTTTCTGAGATAGAGGAACAGCTCAAACATGCTGAGAGAAAGATTATTCGTTGGGAGTCAGATCCATCTTTTATATGGGACTCTGGCCCCACGGAAGCTATCGAGTATTTGCAAGCTGTCAATGCGATTCTAACGGTGATAGAAAGTTCAGGAGGTCTGTCGTTAAGTGAAAATGGGAAGCCCAGGGAGATTGCTTTACAAGCTAAGCATGCACTGCAGAGAGCAATGTCAAGACTTGAGGAAGAGCTATGCCACATTCTGTTTCAACATAAGCAATATTTTAAGCCACGATATGTTTCGTTTCATTCATGTGCAGAAGATGTGTTTTATGATAAGTCATTTACTTCTTTGGAAGATGAAATAGTTGAGGAAACATCCCAGAGAGATGGGGAAGACAGAGAATCTGTTGAATGTTCTCTGGATTTGGTTGATCCCCATGTGATTCCTGAAATCAAGTCCATTGCAAATATTATGTCTGCTTCCAATTATATTCAAGAGTTTTGTGAGGCTTTCATTGGTAGCCGGACAGAAGCATTGTATGAATACTTTTCCATTCTTGAAATAGAGAAACTCAGTATTGAGGATGTTCTGAAGCTGGAATGGGATAGCTGGAACAGGGAAACCAAGAAATGGATGTGGGCTATGAAGGTCATCATTAGAGTGTATCTTGCTAGTGAGAAACGACTTTGTGAGCAGATATTGGGGGATTTTGGTTCTGTCAATTCATTTTGCTTCATTGAAATCTCTAAGGCTTCAGTTTTGTGCCTCTTGAATTTTGGCCAAGCAGTAGCAATGGGACCTCATAAGCCTGAGAAGTTAATCCGGCTGCTTGACATGTATGAGATTATGGCAAATCTTCACCTAGAGTTAGACAGTTTATTCTCTGAAGATGATGGTTCTTTTGTTAGAATCGAGTACCACAAGCTTTTGAGGAGATTGGGTGATTATGCAAGGGAGACCTTTATGAGATTTGGGAATGCCATTGCATCTGATGCATCTTTACACCCTTTCCCTGGAGGTCGAATTCATCACCTCACAAAGTATGTGATGAATTACATGAGGCTTCTCCCAGATTATTGTGATACTCTCAATTTGCTTCTTAAGGACCAAGATGCAGATGAATCAAATGCTGTTGTTGAGATTGATAATGAGCAGGActtttcttcttccacttcttgccCAATGGCTTGCCACCTTCGATCGATTACATCCACTCTAGAATCCAAtctcattggcaaatccaaattaTACAAGGATGATTCTTTGcagtttgttttcttgatgaaCAACATCCATTACATGGTCAATAAGATCAAAGACTCTGACCTCAGGCATTTCTTTGGAGATGAATGGATCCGAAAACATATTGGGAAGTTTCAACAACATGCTACAAGCTACGTGAGAGCTACTTGGAGTTCAGTTGTTTCTATGCTTAGAGATGATGGAAAGACGACTCTTAAAGAAAGGTGCAGGAGATTTTGCCTTGCTTTTGAGGAGTTATACAAAAACCAGACACGCTGGTACATTCCAGATCTTCGGCTCCGGGAAGATCTGCAAATTTCAATTTCACAGAAAGTAATCCCAGCTTATAGAAATTTTCTTGGGAATAACAACAGCAATGTTAGTGA encodes:
- the LOC110666510 gene encoding exocyst complex component EXO70E2; amino-acid sequence: MHYCQSIMPTYEAEVEQHIIAATQHILKALGASKNLNDDFKRALTELDSHLSTMTMITESKGGGFSEIEEQLKHAERKIIRWESDPSFIWDSGPTEAIEYLQAVNAILTVIESSGGLSLSENGKPREIALQAKHALQRAMSRLEEELCHILFQHKQYFKPRYVSFHSCAEDVFYDKSFTSLEDEIVEETSQRDGEDRESVECSLDLVDPHVIPEIKSIANIMSASNYIQEFCEAFIGSRTEALYEYFSILEIEKLSIEDVLKLEWDSWNRETKKWMWAMKVIIRVYLASEKRLCEQILGDFGSVNSFCFIEISKASVLCLLNFGQAVAMGPHKPEKLIRLLDMYEIMANLHLELDSLFSEDDGSFVRIEYHKLLRRLGDYARETFMRFGNAIASDASLHPFPGGRIHHLTKYVMNYMRLLPDYCDTLNLLLKDQDADESNAVVEIDNEQDFSSSTSCPMACHLRSITSTLESNLIGKSKLYKDDSLQFVFLMNNIHYMVNKIKDSDLRHFFGDEWIRKHIGKFQQHATSYVRATWSSVVSMLRDDGKTTLKERCRRFCLAFEELYKNQTRWYIPDLRLREDLQISISQKVIPAYRNFLGNNNSNVSDKHVKYATDDLEELLFDLFVGSPRSLRNSRRR